A stretch of Endozoicomonas sp. SCSIO W0465 DNA encodes these proteins:
- the nqrM gene encoding (Na+)-NQR maturation NqrM — translation MIIMLITFCTFLVLIAAMAVGVIFANKPIKGSCGGLSSLGLKDGCVICGGGDKTDPLSEMNEDLFYDATASNTHKKS, via the coding sequence ATGATCATTATGCTGATTACATTTTGTACATTTCTGGTGCTCATTGCCGCTATGGCAGTGGGTGTCATCTTTGCCAATAAACCCATTAAAGGTTCCTGTGGCGGCCTCAGCAGTCTTGGTTTGAAAGACGGCTGTGTTATTTGTGGTGGTGGCGACAAAACAGACCCTCTTTCTGAAATGAACGAAGACCTGTTTTATGACGCAACAGCCTCAAATACCCATAAAAAGTCGTAA
- a CDS encoding FAD:protein FMN transferase: MGTTYNVSYVATLFRHPVKEVSRVVHDALADVDQRMSTYKPESELMQFNRAPVGEPFTLSSDLVQLVQDAQVISDLSGGAYDITVGPLVNLWGFGPTQGAAVREGHDDTGSHLLANAPEFVKWIESQYPGHIPDESAIQEALDNVGYQSLKADPEGSTLTREKALFVDLSSIAKGYGVDQAAAALRAQGIDNFMVEVGGEVLVQGVKPNGNPWRLAVIGPEMGKNGVSALVEPLDKALATSGDYLNFFEVDGKRYSHTINPLTGWPEAKRVAEVAVIADTSARADALATMFMVLGDEKGLELANRLGIAARFAYYADDGFETITSEAFKPYLVKQP; encoded by the coding sequence ATGGGAACGACCTATAACGTCAGTTATGTAGCCACTTTATTCCGTCATCCGGTAAAGGAGGTGTCCAGGGTAGTGCATGATGCCCTGGCTGATGTCGATCAACGGATGTCAACCTATAAGCCTGAATCTGAGCTGATGCAATTCAACCGGGCTCCGGTAGGGGAGCCATTTACGCTGTCCAGTGATCTTGTTCAGCTGGTTCAGGACGCTCAGGTTATTTCTGATCTGTCGGGTGGAGCCTACGATATTACCGTAGGCCCCCTGGTGAATCTGTGGGGCTTTGGCCCAACACAAGGGGCTGCGGTCCGGGAAGGTCATGATGATACTGGTTCCCACCTGTTGGCCAATGCTCCAGAATTTGTCAAATGGATTGAGAGTCAATATCCCGGCCATATTCCGGATGAAAGCGCTATTCAGGAAGCCCTTGATAACGTTGGCTATCAGAGTTTGAAAGCGGACCCTGAAGGCTCAACGCTGACCCGTGAAAAGGCGTTGTTTGTTGATCTGAGTTCTATCGCCAAGGGCTATGGTGTTGATCAAGCGGCAGCAGCCCTCAGGGCTCAGGGTATCGACAACTTTATGGTAGAGGTTGGTGGCGAAGTGCTGGTTCAGGGTGTCAAGCCTAATGGTAACCCCTGGCGGTTGGCCGTTATCGGCCCTGAGATGGGGAAAAACGGTGTGTCAGCATTGGTAGAACCTTTAGATAAGGCACTGGCAACCTCTGGTGACTACCTGAATTTTTTTGAAGTCGATGGCAAACGTTACTCACATACCATTAATCCGCTTACTGGCTGGCCTGAAGCCAAGCGGGTAGCGGAAGTGGCTGTCATTGCCGATACCTCGGCCCGGGCCGATGCCCTGGCAACCATGTTTATGGTGCTGGGTGATGAGAAAGGTCTGGAGCTGGCGAATAGACTGGGTATTGCGGCTCGTTTTGCCTATTATGCGGATGATGGATTTGAAACGATAACCAGTGAGGCATTCAAGCCTTATCTGGTTAAACAGCCATGA
- a CDS encoding L-serine ammonia-lyase: protein MGLSILDLFKIGVGPSSSHTVGPMVAANRFLDTLIQQGQLEKTRQVRVELYGSLAMTGAGHATDTAVILGLMGEKPDQLNPDQAPDLINEVRRSGELMLASQYPIPFVEDQHFHFLNGHSLPKHPNGMTIRAFDEAGLELFHDNYYSVGGGFVLNEQETDQAASSPVIQVPFPFNNAEDLLDIGDKTALSIGEIVLENEQHLGRTDNIRQALLNIWQAMDSCIKRGCQQTGILPGGLNVRRRAHQLHQELLNRSEDQRDHLEVMDWVNLFAIAVNEENAVGGRVVTAPTNGAAGVIPAVLAYYDRFVPDSSQEGICTFLATAAAIGMLYKKNASISAAEVGCQGEIGVACSMAAGALCAVMGGNNRQIENAAEIGMEHNLGLTCDPIAGLVQVPCIERNTMGAVKAINAARLAMKGDGQHRVSLDDVIETMRQTGLDMQDKYKETATGGLAVNVVIC from the coding sequence ATGGGCTTAAGTATTCTCGATTTATTCAAGATCGGTGTAGGGCCTTCCTCCTCTCACACCGTGGGACCGATGGTCGCTGCCAACCGCTTTCTTGATACGCTGATACAACAAGGACAGCTGGAAAAAACCCGCCAGGTTCGTGTCGAGCTTTATGGTTCCCTGGCCATGACAGGTGCAGGTCATGCTACCGATACTGCAGTTATTCTCGGTCTTATGGGTGAAAAACCTGACCAACTGAATCCTGATCAGGCTCCAGACCTCATTAATGAGGTTCGCCGCTCCGGTGAGTTGATGCTTGCCAGCCAGTACCCGATTCCATTTGTCGAAGATCAACACTTTCATTTTCTGAATGGCCACTCCCTTCCCAAACACCCTAATGGCATGACCATAAGAGCCTTTGATGAAGCGGGCCTGGAGCTGTTCCATGACAATTATTACTCCGTAGGCGGAGGCTTCGTACTGAATGAGCAGGAAACCGATCAGGCAGCTTCCAGTCCGGTGATTCAGGTACCCTTTCCTTTCAATAATGCCGAGGATCTTCTGGATATTGGCGACAAAACAGCGCTCTCCATTGGTGAAATTGTTCTGGAGAATGAGCAACACCTGGGAAGAACGGACAATATTCGCCAGGCGTTACTGAATATCTGGCAGGCCATGGACAGCTGTATCAAACGTGGCTGTCAACAGACCGGCATACTTCCTGGCGGCCTGAACGTCAGGCGTCGTGCTCACCAACTGCATCAGGAACTGTTGAACCGCTCCGAAGACCAGCGGGATCATCTTGAAGTCATGGACTGGGTCAACCTGTTTGCCATCGCGGTCAATGAGGAAAATGCCGTTGGTGGCCGTGTCGTAACGGCCCCGACCAATGGCGCAGCAGGGGTTATACCGGCGGTTCTGGCCTATTACGATCGATTTGTTCCAGACAGCAGTCAAGAGGGTATTTGTACTTTTCTGGCAACCGCAGCAGCCATTGGCATGCTCTATAAAAAGAATGCCTCAATCTCTGCCGCCGAAGTGGGTTGTCAGGGTGAAATCGGGGTTGCCTGCTCCATGGCAGCAGGCGCCCTGTGCGCCGTGATGGGAGGAAATAACCGACAGATTGAAAACGCCGCTGAAATCGGTATGGAGCATAACCTGGGCCTGACCTGTGACCCCATAGCCGGGCTGGTCCAGGTTCCCTGTATTGAGCGCAACACCATGGGTGCTGTGAAGGCTATCAATGCGGCTCGCCTGGCCATGAAAGGAGATGGACAACACAGGGTATCTCTCGATGATGTTATTGAAACCATGCGCCAGACCGGGCTGGATATGCAAGATAAATACAAGGAGACAGCCACTGGCGGGCTCGCTGTTAATGTCGTTATATGCTGA
- a CDS encoding SET domain-containing protein, with amino-acid sequence MVVISRRLYRQSDVGSPTGDFHPISSCPCRAYQEDFSPQFCEPTLPPKNRWCRQIVNNKEACTSTPTEQAPTESPLGYELHALRPLVIVHPQPMDTNQGEDPSSVFRAEHPIGRPESLSVEQGIDEAVKDQPLDRALVSNISSLPEKEKTDAFLTLDCFKQGWRGIDEAVKDQPLDRDLLSKISAMSHAKGFPEKAKVEALLKQRSENTRDDKIIVIKEEATGLTSLPHRINDQAPLWMADQSIKREVCDSRQIQKTFFSQIGIPNDRAIRKSINESIAKYQSLDDEQKEQYLNERMSVQKHEGSFFSELKDHKEVVASRDILQWELLGHYAGKQYHDNTYQQGACVMGPAFVNIERFNSFAPTPGIFISTYRQQGNITSLINAYSTHTIKGKNSPEQNVSFLRHRNQQGQWMVFIIAIKPIPANESLWIDYGEQ; translated from the coding sequence GTGGTTGTCATCAGCAGGCGTCTTTACCGCCAGTCAGATGTAGGTTCTCCCACAGGGGACTTTCACCCCATCAGTTCATGCCCATGCCGGGCGTACCAAGAGGATTTCAGCCCGCAATTTTGTGAACCGACATTGCCTCCGAAAAACCGGTGGTGTCGGCAAATTGTGAATAACAAAGAGGCTTGCACATCAACACCTACCGAGCAGGCTCCAACTGAATCTCCGTTGGGATATGAATTACATGCCTTACGCCCTTTGGTTATCGTCCACCCACAACCAATGGACACGAATCAGGGTGAAGATCCCTCTTCCGTATTTCGTGCTGAACACCCGATAGGGCGGCCTGAATCGTTAAGTGTTGAGCAGGGCATCGATGAGGCCGTTAAGGATCAGCCTCTCGACCGGGCGCTGGTCAGCAATATCTCCTCCTTACCGGAAAAAGAAAAAACAGATGCCTTCCTGACGCTAGACTGCTTTAAACAGGGATGGCGGGGCATTGATGAGGCCGTTAAGGACCAGCCACTCGACCGGGATCTGCTCAGCAAAATTTCTGCTATGAGTCATGCCAAAGGCTTTCCGGAAAAAGCAAAAGTGGAAGCCCTCCTGAAGCAACGATCTGAAAACACCCGGGACGATAAGATAATCGTTATAAAGGAAGAGGCAACAGGGTTAACATCATTACCTCATCGTATCAACGACCAGGCTCCATTATGGATGGCAGATCAGTCTATCAAAAGGGAAGTCTGTGATAGCAGGCAAATACAAAAAACCTTCTTTAGTCAGATCGGCATACCAAATGACAGAGCGATCAGAAAAAGCATTAATGAGTCCATAGCAAAGTATCAATCTCTGGATGACGAGCAAAAAGAGCAGTATTTAAATGAACGAATGTCCGTTCAAAAGCATGAAGGATCGTTTTTTAGTGAGTTAAAAGATCATAAAGAGGTTGTCGCCAGCAGGGATATTTTGCAATGGGAGCTGCTGGGTCATTATGCAGGTAAGCAATACCATGACAACACATACCAACAGGGAGCATGTGTCATGGGTCCTGCATTTGTAAATATTGAACGCTTTAACAGCTTCGCTCCTACTCCTGGTATTTTCATATCAACGTACAGACAGCAGGGAAATATAACCTCACTGATCAATGCTTATAGCACTCACACCATTAAGGGAAAAAATTCCCCGGAACAAAATGTTTCGTTTCTGAGGCACAGGAATCAGCAAGGTCAGTGGATGGTGTTTATTATTGCGATAAAACCCATACCCGCTAATGAAAGCCTTTGGATTGATTATGGGGAACAATAA
- a CDS encoding thioesterase family protein — MAHLLEDYPVITEIPVAWGDMDAFQHVNNVVYFRYFESARIDYFDKIQMMEKAKGSGIGPVISHTQCFYKAPVTYPDTLLVGSRVSDVQEDRFTMEYAIFSKSMNRVTTTGTATGVMFNFVTNSKARIPEELKALIEKIESAGIK, encoded by the coding sequence GTGGCGCATCTGTTGGAAGACTACCCCGTCATTACTGAGATACCCGTAGCCTGGGGGGATATGGATGCCTTTCAGCATGTTAATAATGTCGTATACTTTCGTTATTTTGAATCAGCCCGGATCGATTATTTCGATAAAATACAGATGATGGAAAAAGCCAAAGGCAGCGGCATAGGTCCTGTGATCAGTCATACTCAGTGCTTTTACAAGGCGCCGGTGACCTATCCGGATACCTTGCTGGTAGGTTCAAGAGTCAGTGATGTGCAGGAAGATCGTTTTACCATGGAGTATGCGATTTTCAGTAAAAGCATGAACAGAGTGACCACAACGGGTACCGCAACGGGTGTCATGTTTAACTTTGTCACCAACAGCAAGGCCCGTATTCCGGAGGAATTAAAAGCACTTATTGAGAAAATTGAATCGGCCGGAATCAAGTAG
- the ltrA gene encoding group II intron reverse transcriptase/maturase, which produces MNHDLLNCVLEPANLASAWKQVKSNKGAPGIDGVTIEAYPDFAKQHWPSVRQALLDGTYQPSPVRRHVIEKPDGGERLLGIPTVMDRVIQQAIVQVLTPVFDPGFSPNSFGYRPGRSAHDGVRQVKQLINRGLHYAVDVDLSKFFDTVNHDVLMSRVSRKVRDKRLLKLIGSYLRSGVMIEGNVYPTRVGMPQGGPLSPLLSNVVLDELDKELEYRGHCFARYCDDFVILVKSQRAGDRVMHSITQFIERKLKLKINSRKSKVVKATESEFLSFTFTGKKVRWAQKCLDRFKYRILKLTSRRWGVSMQHRLRKLAQYIRGWMGYFRLSEYHRPIPLLDQWIRRRIRCCFLKQWRKPKTRFKNLVRLGVDKINAAKIAASSKGYYRLSKTYAVQQALNNSYLAKIGLVSLKDLWIRFHHHR; this is translated from the coding sequence TTGAACCATGATCTACTAAATTGCGTACTTGAACCGGCTAATCTGGCAAGTGCATGGAAACAGGTCAAAAGCAACAAGGGTGCTCCGGGTATTGATGGAGTCACTATTGAAGCTTATCCAGACTTTGCCAAACAGCATTGGCCTTCAGTGCGTCAAGCCTTATTGGACGGAACCTACCAGCCATCACCCGTGCGCCGACATGTTATAGAAAAGCCGGACGGCGGTGAGCGTTTGCTGGGAATCCCTACCGTGATGGATAGGGTCATACAGCAGGCCATTGTGCAGGTGCTGACCCCTGTCTTTGATCCGGGTTTCTCTCCAAACAGCTTCGGCTACCGACCGGGACGGTCAGCACACGACGGAGTCCGTCAGGTTAAGCAGTTGATCAACCGGGGGCTTCATTACGCTGTTGACGTTGATCTGAGTAAATTCTTTGATACGGTTAATCACGACGTTTTGATGTCGAGGGTCTCCCGTAAGGTCCGCGACAAACGCCTTCTGAAACTGATTGGTAGCTACCTGCGCTCCGGTGTCATGATTGAGGGCAATGTCTACCCGACCAGGGTTGGCATGCCACAGGGTGGGCCTTTATCACCCTTGCTGTCTAATGTGGTCCTCGACGAACTCGACAAGGAGCTTGAATATCGGGGTCATTGCTTTGCAAGATACTGTGATGATTTTGTGATTCTCGTCAAAAGTCAGCGTGCAGGGGATCGGGTGATGCACAGCATTACCCAATTCATTGAACGCAAATTGAAACTGAAGATTAACTCCCGGAAAAGTAAAGTTGTGAAAGCAACAGAAAGCGAATTCCTGAGTTTCACCTTCACAGGGAAGAAAGTTCGCTGGGCCCAGAAGTGTCTGGACCGATTCAAATACCGGATACTCAAGTTGACCAGTCGTCGCTGGGGTGTCTCAATGCAACATCGGTTACGCAAATTGGCACAATATATCCGGGGTTGGATGGGGTATTTCCGGTTATCGGAATATCACCGACCAATTCCCCTGCTGGATCAATGGATACGTCGGCGAATCCGTTGCTGCTTTCTGAAGCAATGGCGCAAGCCGAAAACCCGTTTTAAGAATCTGGTCAGGTTAGGCGTTGATAAAATTAACGCCGCCAAGATCGCAGCCAGCAGCAAAGGGTATTACCGTCTGAGTAAAACCTATGCGGTACAACAGGCACTGAATAACAGTTACCTCGCGAAAATTGGGCTTGTTTCATTGAAAGACTTATGGATCAGGTTTCACCATCATCGTTGA
- a CDS encoding helix-turn-helix domain-containing protein, with translation MVKGDRVPDSTEFLKQQQQQQQQSKPAVIVTRRVGIGQDGVSQPEASVAPLELGKRVREIRLSQQLTLEEASRKTGLARSTLSKIENEQISPTFAAVTKLVNGLGIDIPQLFSPVKKTVSAGGRRDITRRGEGRLHPTTTYEHELLATELSDKKMIPYRTTVRARSFDEYRQWVRHDGEEFLLVLYGSIELYTEYYQPVELFAGDSAYYDAQMGHALVSTSDDDALILWVTA, from the coding sequence ATGGTAAAGGGGGATAGGGTGCCGGATTCAACGGAGTTTCTTAAACAGCAGCAGCAACAACAGCAACAGAGTAAGCCTGCGGTGATAGTGACACGCAGGGTTGGCATTGGTCAGGATGGTGTGAGTCAACCAGAAGCGTCGGTAGCTCCGCTGGAGCTGGGAAAGCGGGTCAGGGAAATTCGTTTGAGTCAGCAGTTGACCCTGGAGGAGGCCAGCCGGAAAACCGGGCTGGCCCGTTCTACCCTGTCAAAAATCGAAAATGAACAGATATCACCCACGTTTGCAGCAGTGACAAAACTGGTTAACGGGTTGGGGATTGATATACCCCAGCTGTTTTCTCCGGTAAAGAAAACGGTCTCTGCGGGTGGTCGTAGAGATATTACCCGTCGGGGAGAGGGACGCCTTCATCCAACCACCACTTACGAGCATGAGTTATTGGCGACTGAGCTTTCTGACAAAAAAATGATCCCTTACCGTACGACCGTCAGGGCTCGTTCATTTGACGAGTATCGTCAATGGGTGCGTCATGATGGTGAGGAGTTTCTGCTGGTCTTGTACGGTAGTATTGAGCTCTATACCGAATATTACCAGCCGGTTGAGCTGTTTGCTGGAGACAGTGCTTACTACGATGCACAGATGGGCCATGCACTGGTGTCAACCAGTGACGATGATGCCCTGATTCTCTGGGTAACTGCCTGA
- the sthA gene encoding Si-specific NAD(P)(+) transhydrogenase: MGLSKYDLVILGSGPAGEGAAMNAVKLGKKVAVVEQFNFVGGSCTHLGTIPSKALRHSVKQIMDFNTNSMFREIGDPRWFSFPKVLKRAESVIQKQVQSRTMYYARNRIDLYFGRGAFIDEHTLEVTEPGGNTERLSGSNFLIATGSRPYHPPGVDFHHPRIFDSDTILELSSTPRRMIIYGAGVIGSEYASIFSGLGVLVDLIDTRERLLSFLDKEISDALGYQLRKMNVIIRHNEEFQKLETMDDGVVLHLKSGKKLKADMLLWANGRAGNTQAMGLEMIGLKPDGRGQLSVNESYQTALPHVYAAGDVIGWPSLASAAYDQGRSAAAHLCNSEDWHFVNEVPTGIYTIPEISSLGHTEEELTADAIPYEVGKAFFSRLARAQITGEVVGMLKILFHRDTLEVLGIHCFGDQASEIVHIGQAVMRQEGKANSLRYFLNTTFNYPTMAEAYRVAALDGLNRLF, translated from the coding sequence ATGGGTCTCAGTAAATACGATTTGGTCATTCTTGGGTCGGGGCCGGCAGGAGAGGGTGCGGCAATGAATGCCGTCAAACTCGGTAAAAAGGTCGCTGTCGTTGAGCAGTTCAATTTTGTCGGTGGCAGCTGTACTCACTTGGGTACGATTCCATCCAAGGCGTTGCGTCACTCTGTCAAGCAAATCATGGACTTCAATACTAACTCCATGTTTCGTGAAATTGGTGATCCCCGCTGGTTCAGTTTTCCCAAGGTCCTGAAAAGAGCGGAATCGGTGATTCAGAAGCAGGTTCAGTCCCGTACCATGTACTATGCCCGGAACCGAATTGACCTGTACTTTGGACGCGGTGCTTTTATCGATGAGCACACCCTGGAGGTGACTGAGCCCGGTGGGAACACGGAACGTCTCTCAGGGTCCAATTTTCTGATTGCCACCGGCTCTCGCCCCTATCATCCACCAGGTGTCGACTTTCACCATCCCCGGATTTTTGACAGCGATACGATTCTGGAGCTGTCCTCTACGCCACGACGCATGATTATCTATGGTGCGGGTGTTATCGGGTCTGAGTATGCCTCGATCTTCTCCGGTCTGGGTGTGCTGGTGGACCTGATTGACACTCGTGAGCGCCTTCTCTCTTTTCTTGATAAAGAGATCTCGGATGCACTGGGGTATCAGCTACGCAAGATGAATGTGATTATTCGTCACAATGAAGAGTTTCAGAAGCTTGAGACTATGGATGATGGCGTCGTGTTACATCTGAAATCCGGAAAAAAACTCAAGGCCGATATGCTGCTCTGGGCCAATGGACGGGCTGGAAATACTCAGGCGATGGGGCTGGAAATGATCGGCCTCAAGCCTGATGGCCGTGGACAGTTAAGCGTTAATGAAAGCTATCAGACCGCATTACCCCATGTTTATGCAGCAGGTGATGTTATTGGCTGGCCCAGTCTGGCCAGTGCTGCTTATGACCAGGGGCGTTCAGCTGCAGCGCATCTTTGCAACAGTGAAGACTGGCACTTTGTGAATGAAGTACCAACAGGAATTTATACCATTCCGGAAATCAGCTCACTGGGTCATACCGAGGAAGAACTGACGGCAGATGCTATTCCTTATGAGGTAGGTAAGGCGTTTTTCTCCAGGCTGGCCAGAGCTCAAATCACGGGCGAAGTGGTTGGCATGCTGAAGATCCTTTTCCATCGGGATACCCTGGAAGTGCTGGGCATTCATTGTTTTGGAGATCAGGCTTCGGAGATTGTCCATATCGGCCAGGCTGTGATGCGTCAGGAGGGCAAAGCCAATTCACTGCGCTACTTTTTGAATACCACTTTTAACTATCCAACAATGGCAGAAGCCTATCGGGTTGCGGCGCTGGATGGTCTTAACCGGCTTTTTTAA